Part of the Tistrella mobilis genome is shown below.
GGCACGGCATCGACCACGGTGCCGTCGAGGTCGAGAAGAAGGGCGGGACGGGTCATCGGCCGAAGACTCCGGCTTTGGGGGGAATTGAGAGGCGCCGCAGCATAGCAGCCGCCGCCCGATGCCGCGACAGCCGGTTCCCCGCGCCTGCGGCCGGCTGACGCAGGCGATGACGCCCCCTGTCCCCCGCCCGCCGCAGACTGCATACTCGCCGCCATGGACCTGTATCGCCCGACCGCCCATCCTTTGCCCCAGGACTCGCGTCTCCGCCCGATGTTCGTCGGCGCGGATCTGGCCGACTGCTATGCCATCGGCCTGCCGGCCGGAGTGGGCGGCGATCCGGAACATCTGGCGCGCGTCCTGTTCGCGGGCCAGGCCGGCTGGGCCCGGAGCCTGCTGAAGCTGCGCGACCTGCTGGTCCGCCCCTTCGGGCTGAAGACCTCGGACCGCATGGCCGCTGCCGGGGATCCTGCCGATCCGGGCAACCGCCGGATCGGCATCTTCCGGATCTACGAAATCCGGCCGGACGAGATCATCCTGGGCGAGGATGACCGCCATCTGGATTTCCGCCTGACGGTGCGCCTGGCCCCCGATCCCGACCGCCCGGGAGAGCGGCTGGTGATGACCGCAACCGCGGTTCGCTGCCACAACGGCCTCGGCCGGCTGTACATCGCCCTGATCCGCCCCTTTCATGTGGCGGTGGTGCGCTCAGGCCTGGCGCGGGCGGCGCGGGCGGGATGGAAGGTGTAGCTGTCCCATCAACGGCCCGTGCTTCAGACATATGTCCGAGGTGCCGGTCGTGAACGCGACGGCTCAGGCCGCCCCGAAGCCGCGCCCTGGCAGATGATCCATCGGCATTTTCTCCCGCGCCGCATCCAGCAGGCGCAGAAAGCGGGCGGCAACGCTGGTCAGCAGTTCCGGATCGCGGCAGAGCACCCCCACCTCCAGCACCGGCATCGGCCCGGGCAGGTTCAGGGCACGCAGGCGGGTGCGCATGCCGGGCACGGCATAGATCACCTCGGACCAGACGCTGATCAGGTCGGTTTCGGTCGCAAGCTCAAGAAACAACATCGCCGAGCTGCAGCGAAGCACGCTCGCCGGGGACGGCAGACCATGCGCTGCGAAGATACCGGCGATCAGGCTGGAAGGCTCGCCGCCCGGATCCCAGCTCAGCCACCGCTCGGCACCAAGATCGGCCAGTGAGGTGACACCGGCCAGCCGATGGCCGTCTCGCACCGCGGCAAAGGTCGGCACGGTGTAGAGCGGGCGCCAGTGGAAACGCGCCTCGGCCGGGGGAGTGGTCAGCGAGACCAGGGCCAGATCGATGGTGCCATCGGCAAGCCCCGCGTCAATGGCTGCCGGCCGCAATTCCACCACCGATACCGTCACCTGCGGTTCATCGCGGATGAAGCGCTTCAAGGCCGCGCCCACCGGTCCCGTGGCGGTGACCGGGGTGACCGCCACAGTCAGGCTGCCGCGGGCGATGCCGAGCAGAGCATCGATTTCCTCGGCGGCATGGCGCAGTTCCTGTTCCACCACCCGGGCATGTTTCACCAGGCTGCGGCCATAGCGGCTGAGCCGGACACCGGTGGTTGCGCGCAGCAGCAGCGGCGCGCCCAGGCCTTCCTCAAGCTCACGCAACGCTTTACTCACCGCCGGCTGGCTGAGATGCAGCCGGCGGGCAGCCTCGTGGATGCTGCCGGTCTCGGACACCGCGAGCAGCGCCCGCAACTGATGCAGTTTCATGGGCCACCTTTCCCCGCAGCGCCGCGGCAATGATAACCAACGGCTATCTCCATGAAAATATGTGATCAGGATCACATCCGGCATTGGCCGCAAACTGCGCGGATGTCGACGCCCCTCCCCGCCCGACATGTGCCCCGCCCCCCTGTATCTGCTCCTGTCACGATGCTCAACGGGATTACGCCCATGCCAGACACCCATGTCGCGGCCGCGGACCGCCTCGCCGCGTCACCGGCCACCACCACCGCCGGACGGCACGGCACCCGCCGTGTGGTGGTCGCCACCACGCTCGGCAACGCCTTCGAGATCTTCGATTTCACCGTCTTCAGCTTTTTCGCAACCCTCATCGGCCGGCTGTACTTCCCGTCGGACAGCGAATACGGCTCGCTGCTGATGGCGGTCGCAAGCTTCGGAATCGGCTTCGTGATGCGTCCGCTGGGCGGGGTGGTGATCGGCGCCTATGCCGACCGCGCCGGGCGCAAGGCGGCGCTCACCCTCACCATCGCGCTGATGGCGCTGGGCACCGCCATCATCGGCTTCGCCCCCACCTACGCGCAGATCGGCATCTTCGCACCGCTGTTGATCGTGACCGGCCGGCTGCTTCAGGGCTTCTCCGCCGGGGGAGAGATCGGCGCCTCGACCACTTTTCTGATGGAATCGGGCACGATCGGCCGGCGCGGCCGGATGGTGTCGTGGCAGCTGGCGAGCCAGGGTGCCGCAGCACTGGCGGGTGCTGCCTGTGGCGTGCTGCTCTCCCAGGCCC
Proteins encoded:
- a CDS encoding DUF2867 domain-containing protein — encoded protein: MDLYRPTAHPLPQDSRLRPMFVGADLADCYAIGLPAGVGGDPEHLARVLFAGQAGWARSLLKLRDLLVRPFGLKTSDRMAAAGDPADPGNRRIGIFRIYEIRPDEIILGEDDRHLDFRLTVRLAPDPDRPGERLVMTATAVRCHNGLGRLYIALIRPFHVAVVRSGLARAARAGWKV
- a CDS encoding LysR family transcriptional regulator, giving the protein MKLHQLRALLAVSETGSIHEAARRLHLSQPAVSKALRELEEGLGAPLLLRATTGVRLSRYGRSLVKHARVVEQELRHAAEEIDALLGIARGSLTVAVTPVTATGPVGAALKRFIRDEPQVTVSVVELRPAAIDAGLADGTIDLALVSLTTPPAEARFHWRPLYTVPTFAAVRDGHRLAGVTSLADLGAERWLSWDPGGEPSSLIAGIFAAHGLPSPASVLRCSSAMLFLELATETDLISVWSEVIYAVPGMRTRLRALNLPGPMPVLEVGVLCRDPELLTSVAARFLRLLDAAREKMPMDHLPGRGFGAA